A genomic stretch from Erigeron canadensis isolate Cc75 chromosome 9, C_canadensis_v1, whole genome shotgun sequence includes:
- the LOC122581562 gene encoding zeatin O-glucosyltransferase-like — protein sequence MSGDTIYATPSPATVVMVPLPLQGHLNQLLHLSRLISIHNIPVHFVSTTTHCRQAKLRVQGWDPVADAGIHFHEFQTPSFVSPPPNTNSTTKFPSQYQPLCEATTQLRHPMASLLRKLSLTTGRLVVIHDSLMGSVIQDFASLPNAESYTFHSVSAFTMTLYTFKTLCKQLENITKPQHLTKDYLSFEGCFTSEFKKFTSMQHEYAKLNSGRIYNSCSIIEQPMLELLEREENDRNKKLWALGPFNPVDIKKTIKGDKGHTCLKWLDKQETNSVIFVSFGTTTSFTKTQIIELAIGLEKSKQKFIWALRDADKGDVCSDSYVSQVELPKGYEDRIKGRGLVIRQWAPQLEILAHRATGGFMSHCGWNSCMESISMGVPIVAWPMHSDQPTNAVLVTKILKVGITVKDWQWRDEMVLTENVENTVTRLMDTTEGEEIRQRAVQIGSSVRKSVREGGVSWLQLQSFIDHITR from the exons ATGTCCGGTGACACAATCTATGCAACACCGTCTCCGGCAACCGTGGTGATGGTTCCATTGCCGCTGCAAGGCCATCTCAACCAGCTCCTCCACCTCTCGCGCCTCATTTCCATCCACAACATCCCGGTCCACTTTGTCAGTACCACGACCCACTGTCGTCAGGCAAAACTACGCGTACAAGGATGGGACCCAGTCGCCGACGCCGGCATCCACTTCCACGAGTTTCAAACCCCTTCATTTGTTTCTCCACCACCAAACACTAATTCCACCACAAAATTCCCTTCACAATATCAACCTTTATGTGAAGCCACCACCCAACTCCGCCATCCCATGGCCTCCCTCCTTCGCAAACTATCCCTCACAACGGGCCGCCTTGTGGTGATCCATGACTCCCTTATGGGCTCCGTGATCCAAGATTTTGCATCCCTACCAAATGCGGAATCCTACACTTTTCATAGCGTATCCGCTTTCACTATGACATTGTACACTTTTAAGACCTTATGCAAGCAACTCGAGAACATAACAAAGCCTCAACATTTAACCAAAGATTACTTGTCATTTGAGGGTTGTTTTACCTCCGAGTTCAAGAAGTTCACAAGTATGCAACACGAGTATGCAAAATTAAACTCGGGTCGCATCTATAACTCTTGTAGTATTATTGAGCAGCCCATGTTGGAGCTACTTGAAAGAGAAGAGAACGATCGAAACAAGAAGTTATGGGCCCTTGGCCCTTTTAATCCCGTAGATATAAAGAAGACAATAAAAGGAGACAaag GGCACACATGTCTAAAATGGCTTGATAAGCAAGAAACCAATAGTGTAATATTTGTGTCGTTTGGAACAACGACCTCATTCACCAAAACACAAATCATAGAGCTCGCGATTGGGTTGGAAAAAAGCAAGCAAAAGTTCATATGGGCACTAAGAGATGCCGATAAAGGTGATGTTTGTAGTGACTCATATGTGTCACAAGTTGAATTACCAAAAGGGTATGAAGATCGAATCAAAGGGAGGGGGTTGGTCATTCGACAGTGGGCCCCCCAGCTCGAAATCTTGGCCCATCGGGCCACTGGAGGGTTCATGAGTCATTGTGGTTGGAACTCTTGTATGGAGAGCATATCAATGGGTGTACCTATAGTGGCATGGCCTATGCATTCGGACCAACCAACCAATGCGGTTCTTGTCaccaaaattttaaaagttgggATAACGGTTAAGGATTGGCAATGGAGAGATGAGATGGTGTTGACGGAAAACGTTGAAAACACGGTGACGAGATTGATGGATACGACGGAAGGGGAAGAGATACGGCAGAGGGCGGTGCAAATAGGCAGCAGTGTAAGAAAGTCAGTCCGAGAAGGTGGTGTTTCCTGGTTACAATTACAATCGTTTATTGATCACATTACTCGAtag